GCATGGGTCTCACCCTCCCAAATCTTAAATTTTTTGGGTTTGGTCAAAATGATTTTGTTGGATCAATTCCAAAAACATTATCCAATTCCTCTCAACTCGAAATCATTGATCTTGGTTGGAATAACTTTGTTGGCCAAGTCCCAACCAATTTGGGAAATATGAAAAACCTGTGGAGAATAAGACTTCATGGAAATGATTTGGGGAGTAACTCAACTAATGATTTGGATTTTATTACCTCCATGACAAATTGTACCAAGTTGAAAATCTTGGATTTCGGAAGGAACAACCTTGGCGGTGATTTTCCGAATTCTGTTGCAAATTTGTCGAGTCAGCTCAATCTATTTTATTTTGGGTTTAACTATATCAGAGGCACTATTCCTCCAGGCTTGGAAAATTTCATTAACTTAACCGGTTTGGTTATGCACTATAACCTTTTCACAGGTTCTATTCCCTCTTATTTTGGAAAATTTCAGAAATTGCAAGTACTTGATATCACTGGAAACCGGTTGTCAGGTCAGATTCCATCCTCTTTGTATAACCTCACAGGACTGTCCGAACTCTACTTATCAGAAAACAATCTTCAAGGAACAATTCCTGTAACCATTGGAAACTTGAGAAATTTGAACATCTTTTCCATTTCAGATAACAATCTCAACGGAGCTGTGCCACGTGAGCTTCTGCTCATTTCTTCATTATCAAGAGAGCTAGATTTATCCGGAAACTCATTCTCCGGTAGTCTTCCTCCGGAAATAGGCAAGCTTACTAGCTTGACAAAGTTAGATATCTCAAGAAACAATCTTTCAGGTTGGATTCCTTCGTCGATTGGAGCTTGCTTGAGCCTGGAATACCTATACATGCAACATAATTCCTTTCAAGGAACCATTCCTTTGTCATTGGATTCGCTTAAAGGCCTTAGACGTCTAGATCTTTCAGGAAATAACTTGACAGGGAAAATTGTGGAAAGTCTGCAGAGTTTTCAATTCCTAGTTTATCTGAATCTTTCTTTCAATGACCTCGAAGGCGCACTACCAACACAAGGAGTCTTCAGCAATGCAAGTGCATTTTCAGTAACTGCTAACTCTAAGCTTTGTGGGGGTATTCCACAGCTCAATTTACCGAAATGCTCTGACACCCTGCCGAAGAAAGGGAAGTCTTTAGCATATAAACTAGCATTAATAATTCCTTTTGTTTCTCTGGCTGTCCTGTTGATGTTAGTCTTTATTTTTGTGTATTTTAAGAGAAAATCCTCATATGAAAAACCATCTTCTGCTTTCCCaatgaaagaaaaaattaagTGGGCATCTTCCTTGCCGTTAATGATGAACTGGGAAGTTGTAAAAGTGCCTTACAGGGATCTCCATCAAGCAACAAACGGGTTTTCCTCCAGTAATTTAATTGGGTCCGGAAGCTTTGGTTCTGTATATAAAGGGTTTCTAGATCAAGTCCAAAGACCAGTAGCCATTAAAGTCCTTAAGCTTGAAACAAAAGATGCTTCTAAGAGCTTTTTAGCTGAATGCAAAGTGTTAAGGAATGTCAGACACCGAAATCTTGTGAAGATGTTGACATATTGCTCAAGTGTAGATTACAGAAGTAATGAATTCAAAGCTCTAGTATTCGAATACATGGAAAATGGGAGCTTGGACGCATGGCTACATCCTGATAATATTGTCGACGAAGAGCAATCAAGAAATCTAAACCTTCTAGAAAGATTAAATGTCGCAATTGATGTTGCATCTGCCCTGCATTATCTTCATGATCTGTGCAAAAGTCCGATCATTCATTGCGATTTGAAGCCGAGCAATGTCCTTCTAGATGATGACTTGGTTGCTCATGTATGCGATTTCGGTCTAGCGAAGCTTGTTTCAACTTCAAATGCCATGTCTCAAAGTCAATTCAGCACAGATGGAGCAATCAAGGGAACAATTGGCTATGCTGCTCCAGGTATTTTTTATCTTCAGCTGTTTAATATTGTTTGTAATTCATATCTTGATTGATGATATACATTGCAGAGTACGGAATGGGAAGTGGAGTATCTAAAGTAGGGGATGTATATAGCTACGGaattcttttgttggaaatgtTTTCAGGAAGAAGACCAACAGATGAAATGTTCAAACAAGGTTTGAATTTGCATGAGTTTGTGAAAGGAGGGCTCAGCCAGAACCTTATGCAGATTGTGGATCCAAATTTGTTCACAGAGGAAATTGCAGAAACAAAAGCAACCAGAAAAGGAGAAGATGGTAAGAAAGTGAGGGAAATATCAGAAATGGTTTTACTTTCAGTACTAGAAATCGGAGTTATCTGCTCGGAAGAATCTTCTAAGAAACGAATAATGAGAATGGGAGATGTTGTTGGAGAATTGCAATTGATCAAGAATGCTTTTCTGGATAAGAAAGGTTCATTTTGAATTTCTTAATAATGAGTACAGTACATATGTAATCATGCTCATATATTCATCATTTGAGCTCCACCCTATTTATATAATTTCCATATAAATTAAAGTTTAAACGTTGTAGCTTGTAAATATAATTGAAATCAGTTTTTAATAATAATGGGAAAAGTTCTGCAACGTGTTATGCTAATGTGTAACAAGCTGTTCCCTGTATATTAATATACAAGaaccttttttttattctttttagtaAAAAGTGGGATGCTAGAAACTTCAAAGGAACCAGAgtatcccaactaggttggcactcTAGTGAATGTGGTATTGCTCTAAATTTCTGAAGTCCTAAAAATTGAATCTATCACAAAAGGAAAGGTAAATAGACAACCAGTGAAACTTGGAGGAAGAAAGACCAAACTTCGAGAGAACATCAGCAACCCAGTTCCTTTCTCTGTAGATGTGTGAAATAATGTAGAGAATAACAGCTGTATAACAGCTAATAGATAGTTAGTTCAAATAACTGAATTAGTTACAACATAATTAGTTTCTAATCTTTGTATCTTCTTAATTAGATATATATAGCTTAATAGTTAGATGCAAGTTTATCGGGTTGTTATCCTTTCTCTGTACAATTCTTGAATTCCTCTCTATTCTCAATACAATTACAGAAGATATACTCTTCATTTTTTATCTTTCtcttcatggtatcagagcttccgCATGAAGATCAATGGTGAATAcgaggaaaagaaataataagtttcagatacttgaatctgagagtgaagaagaagaacttgtgCTTGAGAAGAATAGAAGTAACAATAAAAATCAACTGAAACAGAATCAAGAAGAAAATACATCTAGAATGGAAGAACTAGAGGCTTCTTTTGATCTCCGCAACTCAGATTCACCTGGAGTTTCTTTGGTAAGTATCCCtttaacaacaacaaactatCTCTCCTGGTTGCGAGCAATTAAGATTGGATTAGCAGCCAAAGGGAAGCTTGATTTTGTTACCAGAGATGATCTGCAACCTTTGCCCAATTCACCTTTGTTTCAAAAACGGCAAAGATGTGACAATATGGTTTTATCTTGGCTTCATGCTTCCATTTCTAAGGAACTAGGAGAGTCTTTGCTGTATCTAAAAACAACTAGAGGACTCTGGCTCGAATTGGAGCAGAGACTTGGTGAGTCAAATGGACCACTAATATATCAAGTCAAGAAAGATCTTGCCGGGCTAACACATGGAGAATCAACTATATGTGTATATTACACAAAGATGAGGAAGTTGTGGGAAGATCTTACAGCATTGAATCCAATGCCATTGTGTGATTGCGGAACAACTGCCAGAAAAATGACTGATATGATTGAAGCAGATCAGTTAATGCAATTTCTTATGGGCTTGAATGATCATTATGAGCAAACAAGAAATCAAATCTTGATGACTGACCCCCTTCATTCTGTGAATAAAGCATACTCAATGCTGCAGAAGATGGAAAAACAACACCAAAATGTTGCAGGATCTCTTCATTCCGCTGTTGATAAACTCGAGATAGCAAATGCAGTCAGTCATAAAGGGGAAAGAGGAGATTCAGAGAAGTCAAAAGAAGATCTCTTCTGCACACATTGCAGAAAACCAGGACACTTGAAAGAAGAGTGTTTCAAGATTAAAGGATATCCTGACTggtttaaaacaaaaaaaaggggTGTCAAAAAGGGCAGTTACAGCAATTACACCCATGCTCATGTAGCTCAAGAAGACCAAGCTGTAGAAGGAGAATCTGACTTCAATCAGCAGGATCAATCTCAATTCTTTGCTAATTGGATGCAAAAAGAGTTCCAGAAGTTCCTTTCAAGCAAAACTGCAAGCAATATGGCATGTTTCACAGGCTTTGCAGGTAACATCTCAGACTATACAACTCTGAAATGTAATGATATTGATGATTGGATCATAGATTCAGGTGCTAGTTCACATATGTGTGCTCAACTATCTAATTTTGTGTTAATGGATGTTTTACCAAAGGCACAGAAAGTTTGTTTGCCAGATGGTAGTGTGAAAGAAATCTTGCAAAAAGGAACTGTAAAGTTTACAGATAATTTTCAATTGAGAAATGTACTTTGTGTGCCAACCTTTAAATTCAATCTTCTATCAGTAGGGCAGTTATTACAAGAAGAGGCTATTGGTATTACTTTTTACCCTACATATTGTAAACTACAGGACCTGAGGACTGAAGCAACATTGGCAATTGGTCATATGGATGGAGGGCTGTACAGACTCACAAAGAAATCTTTTCATCCTAGACTATTGCAAGCAGAAAATTCAGAAATACCAAAAGCAATGACTTCTATCACAATTGATACATCTTCAGATGACAGTGTACTATGGCACTGCAGGTTAGGCCATGTTTCTTGGAAAAAATTACAGCATGTTCCTATGCTTTCTACTGCTAAGTCTTTAGTTCCTTGTGCCATATTTCCTTTAGCTAAGCAACACAGGCTTAGTTTTCCTACTAGCAACTCTACTACTACTGCTGTCCTAGAATTGTTACACACAGATATTTGGGGTCCTTATCACATGAATTCTACAGAAAATGCAAGATTCATACTGACTATAGTTGATGATTATTCAAGAGCACTATGGACAGTCTTATTGCCATCAAAGTCAGATGTATGTGATACTATGCACAAGTTCATCTTGTTAGTGCAAAACCAATTTTCTACTACTGTTAAAGCTATTAGGAGCGACAATGGTACAGAATTCACCAGTCATGCCTATCAACAACTACTTTCTAAGTTTGGCATATTGCATCAAAAAGCTTGTCCCTACACTCCACAGCAGAATGGAGTTATAGAGAGGAAGCACAAACACTTATTAGAGGTTGCAAGAGCTTTGCTTTTTCAATCAGGATGTCCAAACACTTATTGGGGAGAAGCAGTTAAAGCAGCTACTCACATTATCAATCTCTTGCCAGTAGAAAGCTTACATTGGCAGACACCCTTTGAAAGACTCCACAAAAGACCACCTGATTATTCTCATCTCAAGGTTTTTGGTTGCTTATGCTGCATTACCAATACACAACCTCACAAAGACAAGTTTGAAGCTAGAGCTTTCCAAGCAGTTTTTATGGGCTATGCACCAGGGCAGAAGGGTTACCTGGTTTATAGACCTGATCTTAATCAATTTGTGATAACCAGAGATGTTAAGTTTCACGAACAGCACTTTCCTTTCAAAAATGCTGGTTTTCTGGACTCAGTTAACTCATTGCCTACTTCAGATGCATACATAGAAACACAACCTCCAGCCTCTATACCCGTTCCTAGCTGTTCGACATCAACTGAAGCCCCTACTTCACTTGGACAAAACAGGACTGGAAGGATAATCAAACCACCAGGATGGATGAGTGATTTTGTGGCAACAGTTCAGAATGTGCAAGAAAATGCACACCTGTCAACTAGTGATCTTACTAATCTCTCTTTTGTGCCTCAGTTTTCTGCAGATCATCAAGCATTTCTCCTTAATATATAAGCAGAACAAGAGCCTAATTCTTACAGACAGGCTTCACTTGATCCCAGGTGGCAAGAAGCCATGTCAAATGAACTCAAAGCTCTTGAGGACAACGGTACCTGGATACTTACCACATTACCACCGGGAAAGAAGAGTATAAAGTCTAAATGGGTATACAAGATCAAGAGAAAGCCTGATGGATCAGTTGATCGATTCAAAGCCAGGCTGGTAGCTAAAGGCTACAACCAAACCTTTGGCTTAGACTACAATGAGTCTTATTCTCCTGTAGCCAAGTTAGTTACGGTTAGAACTTTCTTGGCAGTTGCAGCAGCGCATAATTGGCCAGTACATCAGATAGACATCAACAATGCCTACCTTCGTGGTTTTATTGACGAAGATCTATACATGTCTCCATCCGAGGGGTATTCAAAAGCAACCAACAACCAAGTGTGCAAGTTAGTCAAGAGTTTATATGGGCTGAAACAAGCTAGAAGACAGTGGAATAAAGAGATGTCTGCCAAACTGGTTCTTTTTGGGTTTGCTAAGAGTTCTCATGATCATTGCCTTTACACAAAACAAGAGCATGGGGTTTTCACAGCTTTGGTTCTTTATGTAGATGATCTCCTAATCACAGGGACATCAGAATCACATATTATAGCATTGAAAGACTACTTGCATCAACAATTTACTATCAAAAATCTAGGATATGTGAAGTACTTCCTAGGTGTTGAAGTTGCAAGATCCACAACAGGCATGTTTTTGTCTCAGCTGAAGTATATAAGAGATATGTTGATTGACACTAAAATGACAACAGCCAGCATAGTTAATTCTCCTTTTCCATCTGGTTTTCAACCCAAAATGGAGACTTCTAAACTCAGTTCACTTGATACATACAGGCGACTCATTGGCAGACTTTTATATCTAGGTTTCACCCGTCCGGATATATGCTTCCCCACTCAACAATTGAGTCAGTACATGACTGACCCTCAACAACATCATATGGATGCTGCCTTACATATTCTCAGGTTCTTAAAAGGTACAACAGATAGGGATCTATACTATCCTGTTCAGTCTAATCTCCAACTCCAGACCTATTGTGATTCAGATTGGGGTGTTTGCAAACTAACTAGAAGATCAGTTACTGGTTACTGCATATTCTTAGGCAAGTCTATGATTTCCTGGAAGAGTAAAAAACAATCTACAGTGAGTAGATCTTCTGCTGAAGCAGAATACAGAAGTCTAGCTACTACAGCTTGTGAGATAAAATGGATCACTTTCCTTCTGAACACATTACAAGTTTCAGTTGACAAACCTATTCCACTCTACTGTGACAACACCTCAGCTATCGCTATTGCAGCCAACCCAATTGATCATGAGAAAACAAAGCATTTTGACATTGATGTTCATTTTGTCCGAGAATACATAGAAGCACGCTTCATACAAACACCTCATGTGATTTCAGAGAAGCAACTAGCAGATTTGTTCACTAAAGTTTTGAATGGTACACAGATTGACAGGTTTCTTCCCAAACTTGGAGTTATCACAACAACTTTGCCAAGTTTGAGGGGGGAATGTAGAGAATAACAGCTGTATAACAGCTAATAGATAGTTAGTTCAAATAACTGAATTAGTTACAACAGAATTAGTTTCTAATCTTTGTATCTTCTTAATTAGATATATATAGCTTAATAGTTAGATGCAAGTTTATCGGGTTGTTATCCTTTCTCTGTACAATTCTTGAATTCCTCTCTATTCTCAATACAATTACAGAAGATATACTCTTCATTTTTTATCTTTCTCTTCAAATAACAAAGCGCATAGAACCAATGAACTTAAGACAGCAGAGCCAATCATCCCTAATAACCCACTGCACATCAACTGATTTCTTCTTGAAAAGTTGAACCGCTAAAGTAGAATCACACTCCAGCCAGATATTATGCCAACCCTTCGCCCAAGCCAACCCCGTGTATTCCTGAAAATGCCTCTCGCTCCAGAAGGCCCAGGCCAAACGATAGCAGCCCCATCAGTATTAATTTTAAGCCATCCTGTAGGCGGGCGCTGCCAACGGACACTAAGTAAAATAGGAGCTTTAGAAAGGCATGGGGGCACAGCCAAATGACGCAGAACTATTCTCTCAGAAGCTGCGTTCCTCATAGTACCATTATTACAAAGATACGCTTCCCTGATTAGCTTCCATAAATCCCGAAGCATAAGGT
The window above is part of the Euphorbia lathyris chromosome 3, ddEupLath1.1, whole genome shotgun sequence genome. Proteins encoded here:
- the LOC136222707 gene encoding probable LRR receptor-like serine/threonine-protein kinase At3g47570; protein product: MKSFHLVFLLCFICLPFLQAHALGNETDQIALLKFKQGIVSDPNKIFASWNNSIPFCNWLGVTCSSRHGRVISLVLEGHNLLGTISPYIGNLSFLRIINLRNNSFRDGIPQDVGRLFRLQQFLLNNNTLEGQIPSNLSRCSDLRLISLQWNKLSGKIPNELGSLPNLKGLQLFVNNLTGEIPASLGNLSSLNVFHVSRNNLVGSIPDEFSRLTNLITFAVGVNQLSGVIPPLLFNISSLVNLEVTQNNLNGSIPDSMGLTLPNLKFFGFGQNDFVGSIPKTLSNSSQLEIIDLGWNNFVGQVPTNLGNMKNLWRIRLHGNDLGSNSTNDLDFITSMTNCTKLKILDFGRNNLGGDFPNSVANLSSQLNLFYFGFNYIRGTIPPGLENFINLTGLVMHYNLFTGSIPSYFGKFQKLQVLDITGNRLSGQIPSSLYNLTGLSELYLSENNLQGTIPVTIGNLRNLNIFSISDNNLNGAVPRELLLISSLSRELDLSGNSFSGSLPPEIGKLTSLTKLDISRNNLSGWIPSSIGACLSLEYLYMQHNSFQGTIPLSLDSLKGLRRLDLSGNNLTGKIVESLQSFQFLVYLNLSFNDLEGALPTQGVFSNASAFSVTANSKLCGGIPQLNLPKCSDTLPKKGKSLAYKLALIIPFVSLAVLLMLVFIFVYFKRKSSYEKPSSAFPMKEKIKWASSLPLMMNWEVVKVPYRDLHQATNGFSSSNLIGSGSFGSVYKGFLDQVQRPVAIKVLKLETKDASKSFLAECKVLRNVRHRNLVKMLTYCSSVDYRSNEFKALVFEYMENGSLDAWLHPDNIVDEEQSRNLNLLERLNVAIDVASALHYLHDLCKSPIIHCDLKPSNVLLDDDLVAHVCDFGLAKLVSTSNAMSQSQFSTDGAIKGTIGYAAPEYGMGSGVSKVGDVYSYGILLLEMFSGRRPTDEMFKQGLNLHEFVKGGLSQNLMQIVDPNLFTEEIAETKATRKGEDGKKVREISEMVLLSVLEIGVICSEESSKKRIMRMGDVVGELQLIKNAFLDKKGSF